From a region of the Castanea sativa cultivar Marrone di Chiusa Pesio chromosome 10, ASM4071231v1 genome:
- the LOC142611610 gene encoding carbon catabolite repressor protein 4 homolog 1-like, whose translation MALEKDQDSNTLRWEVSVTLSSNQPVIGSKIFTTETKLVNSYHTTGSPPPPPHSFVYTWYRHNIPCSVHRHKLATVQCTACVKLNASIEKSYHCSSKCFSDAWNKHRRYHRRTPYADRKNSTDNQQDVKKLRSSGSWPNLIEGSVIDENAIMVEEDNIWIKVGSSNAYIPTLSDCDFRLRLHSAAVDSSLGTRLSLDNIVVTDPVIKPSRPPRKMIHLRNTLNSNLKAQSSNDVVFSVLTYNILADSLSINALEYCPRWALAWEYRQEILLEEIIKYDADILCLQEVQCDHFENFFEPELKKLGYSVMYKKRTGSGLFLGETEKSTNHGCATFYQSKLFKEIMKYELEFDKEASSVVNALEPKIKFIGSHRLTSKDNVALVVVLESLQNGSNRDAFQSRICVANIHTHWSKGHEDVTLFQVVHLVNGLEKIAQSQQIPLIICGDFNSRPGSDTHNFVVKGRANCVSEKANDPLGIFQYLKLHHSLSLVSAYSSFLHSDGVEEQRRKMNSQTSEPAFTNFTNKFFGTLDYIFYTDKSLIVESLLELVERESIGNKCIPSPTWPSDHIALMASFRLRPPSHWRPSPPPFPLNPWHLAALRQHWFLL comes from the exons atggctcTCGAAAAGGACCAAGACTCCAACACTTTGCGATGGGAAGTGTCAGTGACATTGTCGTCCAACCAACCCGTCATCGGTTCCAAAATCTTTACCACCGAAACCAAACTTGTCAATTCATATCATACAACTGgctctccaccaccaccaccacattcTTTCGTTTACACCTG GTATCGACATAACATTCCTTGTTCTGTACACCGTCATAAATTGGCTACTGTTCAGTGCACCGCTTGTGTAAAATTGAATGCATCAATTGAGAAAAGCTACCATTGCTCTTCAAAGTGCTTCTCAGATGCATGGAATAAACATAGGAGATATCATCGTCGGACACCTTATGCTGATAGGAAGAATTCAACCGACAATCAGCAAGATGTTAAGAAACTCAGGAGTTCTGGCTCTTGGCCAAACTTAATTGAGGGCTCAGTAATTGATGAGAATGCAATAATGGTGGAAGAAGATAACATATGGATTAAGGTGGGCTCCTCAAATGCTTATATACCCACACTGTCTGATTGTGATTTTAGATTGAGGCTCCATTCTGCAGCTGTAGACTCTTCACTGGGTACTCGTTTGTCACTAGATAATATTGTAGTCACTGATCCTGTGATTAAACCTTCTCGTCCTCCTCGAAAAATGATCCATCTGCGGAACACTTTGAACTCGAATCTTAAAGCCCAATCTTCTAATGATGTAGTTTTTAGTGTGCTGACCTATAATATCCTTGCTGATTCGTTGTCAATTAATGCTCTCGAATACTGCCCAAGATGGGCTCTTGCATGGGAATACCGTCAAGAGATTTTGCTCGAAGAGATCATTAAATATGATGCAGATATACTTTGTCTTCAggag GTACAGTGTgaccattttgaaaatttctttgaGCCTGAGCTGAAAAAACTTGGATACTCAGTTATGTACAAGAAAAGAACTGGATCTGGG CTTTTTTTAGGCGAGACTGAAAAATCAACAAATCATGGGTGTGCAACATTTTATCAGAGTAAGCTGTTCAAAGAAATTATGAAATATGAG CTTGAGTTTGATAAAGAGGCATCATCAGTGGTTAACGCTTTGGAGCCTAAAATCAAATTCATAGGCAGCCATCGCCTTACATCAAAG GACAATGTGGCGCTAGTTGTTGTATTAGAGTCTCTACAAAATGGCAGTAACAGGGATGCCTTTCAATCTAGAATATGCGTG GCAAACATCCACACACATTGGAGTAAAGGTCATGAAGATGTAACATTGTTTCAG GTTGTGCACCTTGTGAATGGACTTGAGAAAATTGCCCAGTCACAACAAATTCCTCTAATAATTTGTGGGGATTTCAACTCTCGTCCTGGAAG CGATACTCATAACTTTGTAGTCAAGGGCAGAGCTAATTGTGTTTCTGAGAAGGCAAATGATCCATTGGGTATATTTCAGTATCTCAAGCTCCATCATTCCCTGTCCCTG GTTAGTGCATATTCATCTTTCTTACATTCAGATGGGGTTGAGGAACAACGGAGGAAGATGAATAGCCAAACCAGTGAGCCTGCATTTACGAACTTCACCAATAAATTCTTCGGCACCTTAGATTACATATTCTACACAG ATAAGAGTTTGATTGTTGAAAGTTTGTTGGAGCTTGTTGAGCGTGAAAGCATTGGTAATAAATGTATTCCATCGCCTACTTGGCCATCAGACCATATTGCCCTGATGGCAAGTTTCAGACTACGGCCACCTTCCCACTGGAGACCGAGCCCACCACCTTTTCCTCTAAACCCATGGCACTTAGCAGCACTTAGGCAGCACTGGTTCCTTCTGTAA
- the LOC142612984 gene encoding synaptonemal complex protein 1-like — MQKLGLPSMKSLDQFRSFAGSATGTAKSFSFSSRPASDSISSGSFTNLKLTAEKLVKEQASVKTDLEMANNKLKKLMDHIRALEEKLQNAFNENAKLKVKQKEDEKLWKGLESKFSSTKTLCDQLTETLQHLAGQVQDAEKDKEFFEEKLSTSSIALDELNQQMRDLSLKLESTEETLGIRGKELEQLKMEKEEKDKLYTDEMCRTANLIVEKDAMIEKFEATVAANRLATESLNSKLEEVHLELKLKEDEIKRLIIAQQNLEREKSDFQLCSEDLAKKLDISFKEIRNLEGLVHEFAAQLVELDKQSLTFSDKFDHLNSLYDSCFKLVQQEKDLAATHAKKQYDQLHDKFLCMTSEKDALQLVNQELNNKLIELQKVQESVMKHLSEECRLAGERIQKLESEAETLVSKKIETEMLVSKLEERIDTLSESSRTSENKMQDLLLKISALVSENEENSEQLQSEIQKKAEELDILQKDGEKHKQHVELQEKQISQLHDLLKEKEQFILQCEEQEKKLEDQVKENQGLLIAAESKLAEAKKQYDQMLESKQLELSRHLKEISQRNDQAINDIRRKYDVEKMEIVNMEKEKADKVVAEMERKCDQKITESKEESRQYLMHVQEEHAALVSRIQQEHDRRELALKADHSKELKRAELEAENELREKTASLRNEHEAQMRALRCEHEDECRKLQEELDLQKFKEDKQRALLQLQWKVMSDKPKEDQEVNSKKEHSISSSKMRNSGGSKRSQHALERPLGEEKESPLVGATQTPVSKLLKKVENVNTGSVMSIPKHHKKVTHHEYEVETSNGRTITKRRKTRSTVMFEDPKKHKKMNTPKANTPRSFVKGVKGGHPRPSNIGDLFSEGSLNPYADDPYAFD; from the exons ATGCAGAAGCTAGGGCTTCCAAGCATGAAGAGCTTGGATCAGTTCAGATCCTTCGCAGGATCTGCCACAGGAACCGCGAAGAGCTTCTCATTCTCTTCGCGTCCTGCTTCGGATTCAATCTCATCAGGAAGTTTCACGAATTTGAAGCTCACAGCAG AGAAGTTGGTGAAGGAGCAAGCTTCCGTGAAGACTGATCTGGAAATGGCG AACAACAAGCTGAAGAAATTGATGGATCATATCCGTGCATTAGAGGAAAAATTGCAGAATGCTTTCAATGAAAATGCTAAGCTCAAGGTGAAGCAGAAAGAAGATGAGAAACTCTGGAAAGGATTGGAGTCTAAATTCTCTTCAACTAAGACTCTGTGTGATCAACTCACCGAGACCTTACAGCACTTAGCTGGTCAGGTTCAGGATG CTGAGAAAGATAAGGAATTCTTTGAAGAAAAACTATCCACAAGTTCAATCGCTCTTGATGAGTTGAATCAACAAATGCGTGATCTGTCCCTAAAGTTAGAGTCTACGGAAGAAACTCTTGGAATTC GTGGAAAGGAACTCGAGCAACTCAAAATggagaaagaggaaaaagataAACTTTACACAGATGAAATGTGTAGGACTGCCAATCTCATAGTGGAAAAAG ATGCTATGATTGAGAAGTTTGAGGCAACTGTAGCTGCCAATAGATTGGCGACAGAGAGTTTGAACTCTAAATTGGAAGAGGTGCACCTTGAGTTGAAACTGAAAGAAGATGAAATAAAACGATTAATAATTGCTCAGCAGAActtggagagagaaaagagtgatTTTCAATTGTGCAGTGAAGACTTAGctaaaaaattagatatttcATTCAAGGAGATAAGAAACCTCGAAGGTTTGGTCCATGAGTTTGCTGCACAGTTGGTTGAATTGGACAAACAAAGCTTAACTTTTTCAGACAAGTTTGATCATCTGAACTCTCTTTATGACTCTTGCTTTAAGTTGGTCCAGCAGGAGAAAGACCTTGCTGCAACACATGCCAAAAAACAATATGATCAACTTCATGATAAGTTCTTATGCATGACATCAGAAAAAGATGCATTGCAACTAGTAAATCAGGAATTAAACAATAAGCTTATTGAACTTCAGAAAGTCCAAGAGTCTGTTATGAAACATCTTTCAGAGGAGTGCCGTTTAGCAGGGGAGAGAATTCAAAAATTGGAATCTGAAGCAGAAACTCTGGTCTCAAAGAAGATTGAAACAGAAATGTTGGTGTCCAAATTAGAGGAGAGAATTGATACTCTGTCAGAAAGTTCAAGAACATCTGAGAATAAAATG CAagatttattgctgaaaatttcAGCATTAGTAAGTGAGAATGAAGAAAATTCAGAGCAATTACAGTCAGAGATACAGAAAAAAGCAGAAGAATTAGATATTTTGCAAAAGGATGGTGAGAAACATAAGCAGCATGTAGAATTGCAAGAGAAACAAATCAGTCAGCTGCATGATCTCTTAAAGGAAAAGGAACAGTTTATTTTGCAATGTGAGGAGCAAGAGAAGAAGCTGGAAGATCAAGTGAAAGAG AATCAGGGATTGTTGATTGCTGCTGAAAGTAAACTTGCAGAGGCTAAGAAGCAATATGATCAGATGCTAGAGAGTAAACAATTGGAGTTGTCAAGGCATTTGAAAGAGATTTCTCAGAGAAATGATCAG GCAATCAATGACATAAGGAGGAAGTATGACGTGGAGAAGATGGAAATTGTtaatatggaaaaagagaag GCAGACAAAGTTGTTGcagaaatggaaagaaaatgtgaccaaAAAATCACAGAGAGCAAAGAAGAATCAAGGCAATACTTGATGCATGTTCAGGAGGAACATGCTGCTCTG GTGAGTCGTATTCAACAGGAACATGACAGAAGGGAACTGGCACTTAAAGCTGACCACAGTAAAGAGCTAAAACGTGCCGAACTTGAAGCTGAAAATGAATTGAGAGAG AAAACAGCGTCGCTCAGGAATGAACATGAAGCTCAGATGAGAGCTTTGAGATGTGAGCATGAAGATGAGTGCAGAAAGCTGCAAGAGGAGTTGGATCTTCAGAAGTTCAA gGAAGACAAGCAGAGGGCTTTATTGCAATTGCAGTGGAAAGTGATGAGTGATAAGCCAAAAGAGGACCAAGAAGTGAACTCAAAAAAG GAGCACTCCATTTCATCAAGCAAGATGAGAAATTCTGGAGGCAGCAAAAGAAGTCAGCATGCTCTGGAAAGACCACTGGGCGAAGAGAAG GAATCTCCTCTAGTGGGAGCAACACAAACACCAGTGTCAAAGTTGCTGAAGAAAGTAGAGAACGTAAACACAGGAAGTGTAATGAGTATTCCTAAGCATCATAAGAAG GTAACTCACCATGAGTATGAAGTTGAAACTTCTAATGGCAGAACAATTACAAAACGAAGGAAAACAAGAAGTACTGTCATGTTCGAG GAcccaaaaaaacataaaaagatgAATACACCAAAAGCGAATACCCCCAGAAGTTTTGTCAAG GGAGTCAAAGGAGGTCATCCACGTCCTTCGAAcataggtgatttgttttcTGAAGGGTCTCTAAATCCCTATGCAGATGATCCCTATGCATTTGATTAG